The sequence TGTGAAGCCTTTAGTACTGTATTGGACTTGGtttgaaaaaattcaaattgacaAAATTCCAAAGAGTACAGAAATGAActgttttgcatgtacatgtacatgtatctacaatctAGTTGTATAAGTCTACAACATTTATGATAATTTATTGAAACATGCTCCAAAAGTCAATTGATTGAAGGTAGTCTTTCGTCACCTCCATTATGCCTCTTCAACTGTTGAACACTAACCTTGAGCTTGTGGGTTTTTGCTGGCGTGGCAACTGCCATGGATCTGGTGTGTTTTGTATAACAGACAGGCTTCCACTGCACGTAGCTGTCAGTCTGGGCACCGTGTGTCGTGGTCAGTTCAAACAACTGTAGGTAAAAGAAATAAATCATCACACTTGGAGACCCTAACTCACTCTTACTTAAAAATGTACTCCTCTATGCTTGAAACTACTGGCAGATAAATGCACATTTTAACCGTCTGCctggatacagtcaaacctgtctacagtgaccactcaggggacttaAAGAAAATGGCTGTAGACAGGGTTCTTGGGTCAATGAGGAAAATAATCTAAAaggccaccaaaaagtggtcagaATGGTCAGGTGGCCCTTATGCATGTCAATAGTACAGGTATGACTGTATATCATTTTTGACACAGATTTGGCTGAGTAATTCTTGGAGACAATCATTTATTCTCCAAAGCTTGACTTACTTCAGTGTTGGCTATTTCAAAGGCTTCTGCTCGAATCTTTGCTTCTTACAATGTGGTCAGAATGTCTTTAAATCAAACATCAACTTTGTGAATGACACAAGACTCCCCATTTTCAAAAGATGGATGCAGCCCAATCTGAGACGTCCAAACCccgggattgaaccggggtctcccagttactaaTGAGTAATGTGCAGTTAGGCTGCTACCGGtagagctacagggacatcagTCGACAGTTTCACCAATGGTACCATTTATTTTCTAAATCTCATCTAATGTGTATAGAGAGGACTGAGAGCTCACCTCAAAAACACCAGGAGTATATTCATCATCTATAGACTGCAGTTTTTTCAAGTCGACGTGCGTTCCTCTCTTATCCTCTGTGATGAGCATGACTTCCATGGCGTAACGTGACATGTTCCCGCGAGGTTCCACGGAGTCAATGGTAAAGTCGAACTGCGTCTGGTTTGACGTGTACTGAAGGTGGGGAAGGTCTGTTGATCGGTCGTCCGTCTTGAAGGCATGAATCTGTAAAAAAAGGCAGAGCAGTTCTTCGTTAAACTGAGGTGAAGCACAATATTTTCCAGTAGCTATTAGTGTTATGTTCGTTCTCTATGGCtccattttcagccaagcacaccgggtcacccctactcttctctacaGTAGTATAacttaagtgtgttgggtttttcTATCAATCACTCATTAATTGACTGTACGATTCTTTGTCTGTTGTTCCCCATCTTGCAAGAGTTAGTGTGTGCAGCAGTTTGATGACAGAGGCTAACACCTgcagctccctcatacacgtcGGGCCACAAGCTTTAAGCCCCATCCGAAAGGCCAAATGCAACCCCTACAACTCAGTTATGCAGAGTGGGGCTTGAACCTTGGCCCTCTAGATCCCAAGTTTGATCCATATGGCAAAGTATTTGGGTCTATGAGATGAGAAGGGATGAGGTGTGCAGAATTCTTGTGATACTGGTATTCAAATTCGTTAATTGTCTCCTTTGACACATTAGTGGTATTTCTGTATGTATTCTTACTCTTTACACACTCTCCTTATGCAACATATACACAGTGACAATCTCATCACCAGTGGGCAGATgtaaaagattttaagtagaTCTCACCTTGAATGAAATGCTGCCATTCTGGAAGAGGGACTCCATGTCTGGCTGTGTGGTTGCTCCTGTGAAGTTCCCGGTGAGGCCTGTAGCGTTCATGGTCATGTTGAAGTCATCCCACCTCATCTTAGCCAGGTCGTACGGTTCAAACATTTCCGCTTCGTCTTCTGGGAGTTCGGATTTGTCATGTAGGTCTTCATATTCCCAAATCTAAAACCAAGAAATTTGGGACAGTTTTACTAAATATTCAATGAGTCTTGTGTTTCAACAACacggacaaaaatatagaagaaatttcaaaatgtaatttAAAGTATCAGTTGCAAAGCAATATCAACTTATGATCAATCAGAGATTGGTCCAAATGAATAAGTTTAACAACATGCTGTGCTCTTTCATGTTCCACATTCGAATGAAGGTATATCTATGTGTTAACCCTTTTGATAGTTGAAGGACATTACAACATACGCCTTCCCCCCAACCCCCACGGCCCCACCTATTCAACATAAGCAGTTTTTGCAGAAATGATTTCATATATTTAAGAATGGTAGCAGTATATTCCTCATTCCACCTTGTTAAATATCACAGCCATGGAGAAGTCCACTGCATTGCTGGGTTCAAATGTTATCGCTCCACTAATGCTTCTGTTCGTTGCCCTCAGCAGTCTTTCCCAGTCTACCCGGAGCTCGGAGTCCTTAGACGTGGTGTGGACCACAAGTACCGTGGGCGCTCCTATCGTACTCCATACGTAATGGAGCGAGTCTCTGTGGCCCCTCGCGAGAACGTGAACGAGGTTGTTGTGTGTGTCGTTGTTATTGGATGGTGGGAAGGACTGGCACTCTGTGATGTTGCATCCTGGGTTATAGTGCATGGATACCTAGAACagggatatacatacagacTTTAACATTATATCATGAAAGATACATACTGTATtgtatcatattgaatatcctTACCAAAACTAACGATACAGACCTTTTTGTGTGGTCTACTCGAAACTTATGACAGTATCTATTAAAGATCATAAatagcaaacaaaaaacaagaattttagCGGGGCTACAGAAGTCACTGTACCAAGGAGGTAAACTTTTATAGACGTCTACtagtatataacctccttgctttaacccTCCCCCATCCCCATTTTCTAAGTCTAAGAGGCCGTACTGATATATGATAGCGTTTGCTACACGCCAAGACACAGCACGACTTTGTCACAATCAACATACCTGTCTACTGAAGGTCTCATTTCCGACAACCAGTGATGTGAAGACGAACAGGGCAAGGGAAAACATTGGCCAACACTCGTACACTCTCCTTGCCTGCCTGGATGCCGCCATTTTCGTTTCACGTGATGTGCACGGTtactacaggtcattgacccacCATGGGGGTCAATATTGTAGGTCAACACTCTGGAGATCATGTTACgcattttccaagcagatgtagatcAGAACTTTGTCATTGGCACTATGGTGTTTGACGCTAGAAATTCAATAAGttaaatgtttcatttttaacatattttgttacacatgtttacaaaatggggccattgccattttttttttagtcaacAAAGAAAAAGCCTGTATCTAATGTTCACAACAAATAAGACTTTATTGTATCTATAAGCTTTGTGGAAATCTATTACAGATATTTTACAGATGGACATCTCTAAATGCTGTTAGCAAGTGCCTTTATTACGCTAAATACTTAAAAGTTTTATCATCAATACAGGTACATCATGTTGCTGTAGTGTAGTTGTTGTAGTTTGGCAGCTAGGTGAGATTTAGCTTGCCCAATGCCATTGCAAACTTTTATCTTTTCTTCAGTAATTCACAATCTTATGATAATCTTTGTTGCACACCATCTCATTTCTTGTAATGTTTTTTGCTAATTTGCATCATCTAAGCTGTTCACCACCGACCAATCCATTTGGAACGTAAATGGATTCTGAGATAAATTGATTTTGGGTCATTTGCACATGTGTTTTACCTTTAGATGACAACTGCTTCCCAACGAATACAAGACCTGCTGATAGTTATGTCCAACAACATCACTTGGCCTATCAAGCAGCACACATGACAGCTGGTTTATAAATGTAGAAAAACGCTGTTCGCAGCGCAGTGGTCTGGAGCTGACATTGCAGGGCCAACAAGTGCTGAAAATGTAGTGAAATAGGGTCCTACTGGCAAAGAGCAACACACTTGGTAAGTTTATCCTCCCAGGACAtgctatttatttgttttgacacaTACCCCTACCAGCAATGCCTACCTGGTCCACAACTTGTAATACCCAAGCAGCAACCCTGGTAAACCAGTGTGCAATCCATGCTTGGGGGAGCTTCAGCATTgaccagctgtcaatcaatcagATAGTAATCCCCCTTACCAAGGAACAACACCTGGGTATCTGATTATCGATTGGGTCCTAATGCCTGAAACACATATTGCACACCAGCTTACCAGGGTTGCTACCAGGATAATATAAGCTACATGCCTGGTCGGCATGACCTGAAAATTACTAACCCAAACAAATGTGTAGTGACAATTGAAATGGGTGTACTGTATATACTTTCTAAGCACAACTTTCATAGATGTCCGTATTTCACATAAGGATGTTTCTATGTATGGTAAACATGGCATGGATAACTTCCAGCATGCTCCCACCATGCATCAGGCACATCGCTAGACAATCCAGGTGAACCACTGGccataaagaaataatttcagTTATGACATATCATAAGCCCAGACATCCCTGTGGCTGGTGTTCTGCTTCTACACTATCTTCACATTACAAAAATAATGACGTCAAGAGTAACAGCATAAAAAATGCACACAAGGCAGAGCCAAGATATGGCCACGGAGGTGAACATACGTGTATTACAGTACCAGAGAACAACATGCATTGGAAACAGAACTGATTTAATCACTGATTTCATCATGTAACTTTTATTCAAATGAGCTTTACTGCCAAAATCCCACATTGCCTTCCTAATCAATATACCAGTACAACCcctcacaacaaaacacacaaaaatatgacaaaatcttttatatctttttttGGGGATTACTAACAGCCATACAATTCAGTTtgctttttgtcatttttgttgtaGTTGTAATACTGTACTATTGGAGGCCTGGTGTGAAATGCTTGGGGATCACAACAAAGCTGAATGCCTGTAAATTTATTGGCCTTGCTGCATACATCAAAGTTTCTCACTGTATTTACATCCCTTCACTTCAGGAACCCGATTGAAATGGACAGGCCTAGCAAACACTCTAATACCGGCTGAtttgctacagtaagaattcaTGTAATAAAGCATTGGACAGTATTCTCAACTACTATTGCAGGACGGAACAATATCGGTCACAGCTATCTAATAAGGAAACAGCAGAATATACATAAAGCATCAAAATGACCAACATCTTCAAACGCAAATATTACAACTCTGGCAATatctacagaaaaaaatagcaaagcATTTGATGAGGTACATTTCTATCTGCTTTTTCCTTCCCATCTCTGTAAGAGTCAGCATGCCAATGTGCATCATGTCTCAGTTTCGCTGAGATAGAACAGAGTCTGTAACAGTTTTTATCAACTGCACTGAAATGATATTCATGTCCATAGTAATGGCAAACCTGGCATACTACCCTACCTTAACTCTTACATCATTCACGAGATCTctgttagtttttttttgtcctaTAATTTTGACTATAACTATCTCCACTTCTCTATCTCCAATATGTCCTCTTTGTACtcttattcctttttttgctgcATGCCATATCTTTGTTGAAAATTAATGGCTGTTAGTGTAAGAGCATTTCAATATAATACAATCTCCAAATCAGCGGGTAAATTCCTGGCACTGTATTCCATAAAGTGCCAGCTCACCCCTGTCAGCACATGGACATGTTGTGAACATGTCAGCATGTCTAGGAAACAGGGATGCATAGGTTTGTCTGTCTCAATAACTTTGGCCCACACTCAAGCAACACCTCCACAAAACATAAAATAGGAGCAAGCACGGATACCTTGGCTCTCTTTCTCTATGCTTACTTGAGCTTTTATCCAAAAGATTTTAGGATCTAGATAGAGTATATTTTCAGTGTAACAATGATATAAATCATCACTACAGTGTCATAGCAAGTCACAAAGGGACAGGATTAATCTGAAACAAGGAAGGAAAATGAGAAGACTGGTCGAAAGACCTGGTCAGGAGAAAGGGGGCGGGTGCTTGCTTTCTCTGTACAACTATATCTGTTACATAGAGATGTCCAGTCATGAATGATGCTCCtggttttcttgattttctgtTGACTGTTCTTCGGGTTTCTCCTCGTCTTTCTTCTCTTCCCCGGCATCTCCATCCCCCTTCTTAAGCCCAACGACCGCCTCAGGCTTGGTGATCTGGGGTTGGTCAGACACTAGCTTGCTGGTTTGAAGAGAGGGCTTGCGGGCTGGCACATTGTCTGGTGTGGGAATCGTGTCTCCAGTCACCTCCTTGGGATTGGGCTGCTGAAGCCTGGCCCCATTCCCTCTGATTGGCACCTTCTTTGTCTTGGCCAAAGCCATGTTGTAGTCTCCAGAGTCAAAGTATTTCGGCTGCaacaaaaagtaacaaaaacgtTCActggtgttttttcttcttcttagatTTCTAGGGTATATTTTCTATTAACACCTGATGCATAAAGGTAAATATGATGCAAAAAATGCCTGCAAACCTCAAAGCGGTCTCATAAGGGGCCCATTTTTTCAAATAGAGGTTTCTCCTGCAACTTGTTTACAAGCTTCAAGTCCAAGAAAAAGAATAGTGGTATAGCCATGCCAACATTTGATATGCTCCACAACAacacatgtactacattgtTGACAGTACAAATCAAGTCACCATTACCCCTTTTTGTAGCCTCTTGCGAAGGAAGTCTGAGCCCCCAGGCCTCTGTTGGTGTCCCAGGGCAGGATACTTCGCCTTGAGTTTCGCCTCTTCAGCTTGTTCAGGAGTCAACTGAATAGTGAAGACAAAAGTACATTCTTAGAGCACATCTTTTCATCATTCATCAGTGGCATCgtggtggcgtaatggcagggcgTTTGGTGgttcccctgacatgccccatttatgttgtgtcctttgggaaaggcactgcaaaaattgcctcacttcacttaggtgaaaatgagtacctagcttcagttagggacatcccttgaGTAAGATTTTAAATggcggtcccgtgtttgaggagagccacatcttgaGCACGTTAACGAACACAACACACTAACTTCCTGGTGTGAGAGGACCCATTAATCTGTCTTGTACCGTTCagtgcaaacctggtgtgttatgccatgaggcggttaACCAGGTATGCGatacaaacaaagcaaaacaaacaatttcTTCATGAATTTAAACACATGTTTAACCATTATATCACATCTATGCAAAGTACGTGGTGAGAAACTCCGCTGGCAAAATTAACAGTGTATAATTTGGATGTTGACAGACAGATTTTACATATTCCATTTACATACGATTGAGGGGTACAGAAAGCAAGAGATGCAACAATGTCTTGTTATGTTTGAATTTTGATCTTCCTAAGTAATTATATTCGTCAAATTAtcttcaaaataaaagaaatccaTATAATATTTGACAAATGAAGCTACTACAGTAACAGCGCTCTTCCAAAATTTGTTAGAAATTGCCAGTTACTTTAAGAAATCATAAAGGTTTCCACtggaaaaaaggaacaaaagtcAACGATAGCAGCTTAAAACTTGTGACAACGTTCTGAAGGTGGGAATTATTATGACAGATTATTTTGGTTCGTGATACTGATAGCAGAGGCACATATGCATGTCCAAAgatcacagacacacacacaagtaaCTCGCTACAGTTATCCTTCCAAACTTTGGCAGAAATACAGATACAGTCGTTTTGTGAACTTAGAAgcgtgtatacatgtactgatgtgTACTGCAGCACCTGTCTTGCGGCCAACCATCTGTATATATGAATAAAACGGAAGAAAACAGTCGCTGAACTGCTGCAGCTCTAGCAAAACTGCACTTCACAGCGACTGCACTTTGGCGGTAATTTTGCACAACCTCACAGCAACAAAGGCTTTTATCTGTATCTTAGCTACCTCTTTAGCCTCCCCTGACTCCATGGAGGGAGGACGGGCTGTGTCTGTGGCCATCCTGGTGTAGTTCAGCCCTCGAAAGTGATAAAACCGTGGCCTGTGCAGATCAAAACAGAACCCAAACGATCCTCCggcttcaaaatggcggcgtagTGACGTCACGGTCTACCCAGGAGGGGTTTCCTACAGGAGAGTGCAGGGGGTTTCACCTCACTGTTTTCAGCTGTCGATGCTAAATTTTATCACAAAACTATCAAAAGGATAATTTAATCATCTCCTTTTCATATTCATTATAAGCAAATTGAAGTTCTGCGACAAATTTTACCAAAGCAGACGAAACAGAGTATTTAAAGACAGTGTTACCCGGGGCGCAAGGCATCGTGGGATACTTAAAATGGCGGCCtggaagaaaaattatttttgttagTTTGTGAGTTTTCGTTTTGACGTTGTCTTGAGAGATTTGGGCTTTTAGTTTCTACTTGACGGCGAGCACGATGGCCAGCAAACAGTTGAGAATACTGGCATGCGGTGACGTAGAAGGCAGGTGTGTAGGTTACTCTCCTTACTTTGAAtggtttgggggaggggggcgaacatGCAACTTGCAAGTGGTCAGTGAATATTTATTATGAACGTCCAAAGTCAAATAATGATAAGTTATATTCTAAAGTTCACAAGGTGGTGAATGCTGGATTGTAGTCAGATAGAAATATTATGATATGCTAAGATTTTTAAACTGAAAAGGAAAGAACCTGCCACTCTTTCAGTTTATTTATACAGGACCTTGTTTCCGCTTTCTGCAAATTATATCACataacggagggtgctgcaacttcggcaTACTCCCAACTTCGGCAGGATTTTTAATTGTCTCGTTCTGCAGAAGTgagccatcttttttttcagccacGGTGCTGAATAAAATCGTTAAGAACCCAACTTCATGCAtagagctgtcgtctgaataAAACAGGGATTTGTGTACAATTAACTAATGTTGTGCCACGAAGAAAATGTGGCGATAAAAATGTCTACGTTCGATGCAAGGACATTGTGAAGTGGCAActcttacataaaacatattcaaccgTCGTCATGCAAACTTACATGTtgtacacatgaggcataaagcaaaacaaacaccaaaaaaacatgGGTCTTGGTTAGTTTATGTCGCGATTTAGCTTGTCTGAAATAACGAAATCAACCGCGGCTTCGAATGCCCTCCCCCTTTTACGTCACGGCCATTCCGTTGACCACGATTCGAATGTGATACCTCGGCAAGGCATCTCTGCTCCCACTGTGCATAAGTCAAGTCGGCTCCAAAACGGCAAACCTTATCAATCTAGCTTGACTAGTATacgtcggataaacttgcatttgataagttcccggTGGCAGGTTTGCA comes from Branchiostoma lanceolatum isolate klBraLanc5 chromosome 2, klBraLanc5.hap2, whole genome shotgun sequence and encodes:
- the LOC136428443 gene encoding glycosylated lysosomal membrane protein B-like: MAASRQARRVYECWPMFSLALFVFTSLVVGNETFSRQVSMHYNPGCNITECQSFPPSNNNDTHNNLVHVLARGHRDSLHYVWSTIGAPTVLVVHTTSKDSELRVDWERLLRATNRSISGAITFEPSNAVDFSMAVIFNKIWEYEDLHDKSELPEDEAEMFEPYDLAKMRWDDFNMTMNATGLTGNFTGATTQPDMESLFQNGSISFKIHAFKTDDRSTDLPHLQYTSNQTQFDFTIDSVEPRGNMSRYAMEVMLITEDKRGTHVDLKKLQSIDDEYTPGVFELFELTTTHGAQTDSYVQWKPVCYTKHTRSMAVATPAKTHKLKEPDTASIPGDTIARAYFTNLDRLQRKALNVSFGLTGDGTYVASNFTSWTASVGYGEPPAETLSLLIIVVISTGLGIPVVIIMFGGVFICCRRKDGEKGEKEMKDEYTRVNGSEADVIN
- the LOC136428446 gene encoding cAMP-regulated phosphoprotein 19-like, which codes for MATDTARPPSMESGEAKELTPEQAEEAKLKAKYPALGHQQRPGGSDFLRKRLQKGPKYFDSGDYNMALAKTKKVPIRGNGARLQQPNPKEVTGDTIPTPDNVPARKPSLQTSKLVSDQPQITKPEAVVGLKKGDGDAGEEKKDEEKPEEQSTENQENQEHHS